From one Gemmobacter sp. genomic stretch:
- a CDS encoding pseudouridine synthase, whose translation MSRRPTDLPPKSPAKPAKPARAPKPAAEPEKTTGDRIAKVLSRAGVASRRDAEKMIAEGRVAVNGKVLDSPARDVTPRDRITVDGQPLAPPEPPRVWLYHKPEGLVTTARDEQGRATVFDHLPEDLPRVMTIGRLDLNSEGLLLLTNDGGLKRKLELPSTGWLRKYRVRINGRPEDSQFEPLRQGITIDGEVFQPMTVNFDRQQGANAWLTVGIREGRNREIRRAMEAIGLNVNRLIRVSYGPFQLGDLKPGEVAEVRPRMLKDQLGLDETPMPQPGARPPAPRGERPAPGKPVARSAGTERDKPAPRAKPGTAKPAAQGARGLAASAGRWLDRAEAGGKPAAKPTARGSFSRGAARDDGTDPKPRRPSSGPKPATRNAPAKPPRGPKR comes from the coding sequence ATGTCCCGCCGCCCGACCGATCTGCCGCCGAAATCGCCGGCCAAGCCTGCCAAACCCGCGCGGGCCCCGAAACCCGCTGCCGAGCCGGAAAAGACCACCGGCGACCGCATTGCCAAGGTGCTGTCGCGCGCCGGCGTCGCCTCGCGCCGCGATGCGGAAAAGATGATCGCCGAAGGCCGCGTCGCCGTGAATGGCAAGGTGCTGGACAGCCCCGCCCGCGATGTCACCCCCAGGGACCGCATCACGGTGGATGGCCAGCCGCTGGCCCCGCCAGAACCGCCGCGCGTGTGGCTCTATCACAAGCCCGAAGGGCTGGTGACCACCGCGCGCGATGAACAGGGGCGCGCCACCGTCTTTGACCACCTGCCCGAGGATCTGCCCCGCGTGATGACCATCGGGCGACTGGACCTGAATTCCGAAGGGCTGCTGCTGTTGACCAACGATGGCGGGCTGAAACGCAAGCTGGAACTGCCCTCGACCGGCTGGTTGCGCAAATACCGCGTGCGGATCAACGGCCGCCCCGAGGACAGCCAGTTCGAACCGCTGCGCCAGGGCATCACCATCGACGGCGAGGTGTTTCAGCCGATGACCGTCAATTTCGACCGCCAGCAGGGCGCCAATGCCTGGCTGACCGTGGGCATCCGCGAAGGCCGCAACCGCGAGATCCGCCGCGCGATGGAGGCGATCGGGCTGAACGTGAACCGGCTGATCCGCGTCAGCTATGGCCCGTTCCAGCTGGGCGATCTGAAACCCGGCGAGGTGGCCGAGGTGCGGCCGCGCATGCTCAAGGACCAGCTGGGCCTGGATGAAACCCCGATGCCGCAGCCCGGCGCGCGCCCCCCCGCCCCGCGGGGCGAACGGCCTGCCCCCGGCAAGCCGGTGGCCCGCAGCGCGGGGACCGAGCGCGACAAGCCGGCCCCCCGCGCCAAGCCCGGCACGGCCAAGCCGGCCGCACAGGGCGCGCGAGGGCTTGCCGCCTCGGCCGGCCGCTGGCTGGACCGGGCGGAGGCGGGCGGCAAACCGGCCGCCAAACCCACCGCCCGCGGCAGTTTCAGCCGGGGGGCCGCGCGCGATGATGGCACCGATCCCAAGCCGCGCCGCCCGTCGTCCGGGCCGAAGCCAGCCACGCGCAATGCGCCGGCCAAGCCGCCGCGCGGCCCGAAACGCTAG
- a CDS encoding nucleoside deaminase, with protein MNPFRSHMDLALAEARAAALRGEVPVGAVVIGPGGQVVARAGNRTRELSDPTAHAEVLAIRAACAALGSERLSGHDLYVTLEPCPMCAAAISAARIARLYYGAADPKSGGVAQGPRVFSHAQCHHVPDVYDGIGAAEAGALLTGFFAGRRGA; from the coding sequence ATGAACCCGTTTCGCAGCCATATGGATCTGGCGCTGGCCGAAGCCCGCGCGGCCGCCTTGCGGGGTGAGGTGCCGGTGGGTGCGGTGGTGATCGGCCCCGGCGGCCAGGTGGTGGCCCGGGCCGGCAACCGCACGCGCGAGCTGAGCGACCCCACCGCCCATGCCGAGGTGCTGGCCATTCGCGCCGCCTGCGCCGCGCTGGGGTCCGAAAGGTTGTCCGGCCATGACCTGTACGTGACGCTGGAGCCATGCCCGATGTGCGCGGCGGCCATTTCGGCGGCCCGGATCGCGCGGCTGTATTACGGCGCGGCCGATCCGAAATCGGGCGGTGTGGCACAGGGGCCGCGGGTGTTCAGCCATGCCCAGTGCCACCATGTGCCCGACGTCTACGATGGCATCGGCGCCGCCGAGGCGGGGGCGCTGCTGACCGGGTTTTTCGCCGGGCGGCGTGGCGCTTGA
- a CDS encoding ceramidase domain-containing protein, with product MTNASSWLSAVDGYCERTGPEYWAEPVNALSNLAFVLAAAVVWPRLRGRPMGQALAAALAVIGVGSWLFHTHANRLTGLMDVLPILAFILLYVHAATRDYFGARPWVAGAVTAGFLPYAALTVPIFAQIPGLGSSAAYAPVPVLIAGYAVLLRRRAPGTARGLAIGAGLLVLSLTFRSLDMPVCGALPLGTHFLWHLLNALMLGWMITVWRRHMDGQGG from the coding sequence ATGACAAACGCATCCAGCTGGCTGAGCGCCGTGGACGGCTACTGCGAACGCACCGGGCCGGAGTATTGGGCCGAGCCGGTGAACGCACTGAGCAACCTTGCCTTTGTGCTGGCTGCTGCGGTGGTCTGGCCGCGGCTGCGGGGGCGACCGATGGGGCAGGCGCTGGCGGCCGCTCTGGCGGTGATCGGGGTGGGGTCGTGGCTGTTTCATACCCATGCCAACCGGCTGACCGGGCTGATGGATGTGCTGCCGATCCTGGCGTTCATCCTGCTGTATGTTCATGCCGCGACGCGCGACTATTTCGGCGCGCGGCCCTGGGTGGCGGGGGCGGTGACGGCGGGGTTCCTGCCCTATGCCGCGCTGACGGTGCCGATCTTTGCGCAGATCCCCGGCCTGGGGTCGTCGGCGGCTTACGCGCCGGTGCCGGTGCTGATCGCGGGCTATGCGGTGCTGCTGCGCCGCCGGGCGCCGGGCACCGCGCGGGGGCTGGCCATCGGCGCGGGCCTGCTGGTGCTGTCGCTGACCTTTCGCAGCCTGGACATGCCGGTCTGCGGTGCGCTGCCGCTGGGCACGCATTTCCTGTGGCACCTGCTCAATGCCCTCATGCTGGGCTGGATGATCACGGTCTGGCGCCGCCATATGGACGGGCAGGGC
- a CDS encoding metal-dependent hydrolase, with protein MKLTWLGHSGFRIEIGDQCLLVDPWLTNPLFPADARADAIAGATAVLVSHGHGDHLSDVPGIARELGIAVVGKYDLTTWLEGRDGCKTIGFNNGGTVKLGNVNVTMVAASHSSSFSGEHGPIYLGAENGYMIEHGGRTIYFSGDTDVMADMGVFNDLHAPEIGILSAGGHFTMDMKRAAYAARKFFNFKTIIPCHYRTFPLLEQSADALKAGVAPGVRVIEPQVMQPFTV; from the coding sequence ATGAAACTCACATGGCTTGGCCATTCCGGCTTTCGCATCGAAATCGGCGACCAGTGCCTGCTGGTGGACCCCTGGCTGACCAACCCGCTCTTCCCGGCCGATGCCCGGGCAGACGCCATCGCCGGCGCGACCGCCGTGCTGGTCAGCCATGGCCACGGCGACCACCTTTCCGACGTGCCGGGCATCGCCAGGGAACTGGGGATCGCGGTGGTCGGCAAGTATGACCTGACCACCTGGCTGGAAGGCCGCGACGGCTGCAAGACCATCGGCTTCAACAATGGCGGCACGGTGAAACTGGGCAATGTGAACGTGACCATGGTCGCCGCCTCGCATTCCTCGTCATTCTCGGGGGAACATGGGCCGATCTATCTGGGGGCCGAAAACGGCTACATGATCGAACATGGCGGGCGCACGATCTATTTTTCCGGCGATACCGACGTGATGGCCGACATGGGCGTCTTCAACGATCTGCATGCCCCGGAAATCGGCATCCTGTCTGCGGGCGGCCATTTCACCATGGACATGAAGCGCGCGGCCTATGCGGCGCGGAAGTTCTTCAACTTCAAGACCATCATCCCCTGCCATTACCGCACCTTTCCCCTGCTGGAACAGTCGGCCGATGCGCTGAAGGCCGGCGTGGCGCCGGGCGTGCGGGTGATAGAGCCGCAGGTGATGCAACCCTTCACCGTGTAA